The region CAAAAgagaaattgattgaattcgaGAAAGAGTGCGAAAGGCTCTATAATACAGTATACCCGGTACTTTGCTTGCCTCAGTTCTTGCTTGATCAATCAGTGAAGAGGCCACAACTGAATTCTCAGGAGCAGTCGAAGCGTTTACGACATTTCACATTAATTGAAGtaggaaaaatttcaaatattttgttgCTGGTTCACTGATTATCTGAGGCAAGTGCAGGTCTACTGTATTTTTGTAACTGAGAAGGAATTGTTTGATAATCGCATCACGTTTCAGTTTACAAATTCCAAGAGAATTTGATATACACAATGACGTCGATCGAGGACACATTTTTCGACCTCGCTGCAGAAACCGACTGTGATTGTGTTATTATATGTGATCGCGGTGTAATGGATGCCACGTGTTGTAAGCGGCTGGTGACACTTCACTTCACTCTGACTGACTCGCCAACTTTGACTCTGGAAATCACAAAATTAATCCATAGAATATCAGtcttcaggacccagttcctcagttgtgcgtgaagatttcattttagaattgaaatgagagtcaaatttaaccatGAACTCTAGTGTAACTGAGCCTTGCATTGTTGAGTTTTATTTgacagggtggcgccacttactcggaaatcagggaaaagtctgTTCTGAAATAAtcgtcagggaattttgtgtaaaagctaaaagtcagggaaaagtctGTTCTGAAATAAtcgtcagggaattttgtgtaaaagctaaaagtcagggaaaagtctGTTCTGAAATAAtcgtcagggaattttgtgtaaaagtctgggaaatttgttgaaaatGCGTTCATTTTACTTAAGAATAAAATCAAACCTTTAACTAAGttctgtggaaccggatcctgATTCTGTGTGTGATTGTGATTTTTCCAAAGTTGGAAATTTGTTAACCCTTTAATGCTTGTGTGAGTTTCTAGCATGTAGATACAACCCTTTTACATATGGGTCAGATTGATGTGGAAAATTGTGAAGAAAATTATTAgtgaaaaatctggaaaatttatgtttgaaataaatgtGAAAACTCCtggtatttttttttgttagaaaatgtgaaaaagcCAATTCGAAGACTGTGAAATGATTTGAGAATTCAATCAATCTGACCCGAGTTCAGCTGGAACtttgaaacaatgatattctgtattctgtGCTCAAGTTACAGAATCGGTTGATATGGTTATAATATGTTAAACCTCTCTAATAAACTCTAACAAACTTCTTCaattgatatttgaatttCAGCTTATAAATTCCAAATGGATCTATTGAATACAATGATGACCATTGAAAACACATATACGCGATTAGCGGAATCAAGTGATTCTAATTGTGTAGTTATATGTGATAGAGGAACTATGGATTGTACAGCTTGTGAGTAACTTCAGCGTAACACCGCCTAATCTATATATCATATAGCggaatttaaccctttcagtgcttgTACCTCTCTATACagtgtatattattatatttcatcCACCCTATATATTGTGCctgtggtgcggtgtatccaTGTAATTTATGGATTAATCGGTTTAGATTTCTATTGAAAGatagcagcacctgtcaaatatTGTAAGTAATGATACACTGCACTATAGAATACACAATATAATGGTACGTTCGTTATACATCGCACTGGAGTGAAATTTaccagaattttcaaattatctctgaCCAGTATTTTAAGGTATGAAACTGTCAGCGCTGAAAAGGTTAAAGCATTAGAAATTAGAACAGCAACAGCTTAGAATGATTGAATCACTATTGAATAAGAACTTGGTTTTATGATGTTTTGGTTGAAGATTCTGCATTGTTCTATTCAGTTGTGTTTTGTTGTTCACTAATATTTCATGCAGTTATTTAAAAACTAACTGAATCATTTGTGTTCGTTAGTAAAGCAATGATATTCCCTATAATTACAATGATTAAATGCTGAATTATTTAAGTTGCGTTGTCAAAAAAGTAATATTTTTATACGGAAACAAATAATGTTTAAGTCGTCACATTTTTAAAgtcttttctatttttggttATTTGTATTTCTGAATTAATTTACTAAGTATAAGTCATTTGGATACCAGTAAGTCATAGATGTTAATCCCAACTATGACGACTTATAACGAGTTTCACCGTAGCATGTTTAGATGAAGTAGTTACCGATATTTGTTAGATATGGAGCCCGGTCAGtgggaaaaaatgaaaaaggagAACGATTGGAACGATGTTGAATTACGCGATTCTCGATATAATCAGATTATTCACATGGTATCGGCTGCAAAAGGTGCCGAAGAGTTTTATACGACCGAAGATCACGCGACACGTTACGAAGGAATTGAACAGGCTCGACAGCTCGACGATTACGCTGCACAGGTTCGTGTGAATACATCGATATCTCGCTCGTTGTGGCGACACGTTGAGATTATTCATCCGATTTATGAGATTTATTTTAGAGTCAAATAAGATTCTAATCTGTGTAAACTTtacatgaatgaataaatccCACAAATGTtagagtcaaataaaactcTGATCCATGTTAATTTTagatgaatgaagaaatcccacaatagaatttatatgatgatgaaattttttaaaatgaaaccacTACGTTTcgactgttgactaacagccaatTATctggtggaatgaccagaaacaCAAGTGACAAAGTATATTAACTCACAGAGATTTATTTTACTGACAGAATGAAGTTGTATATTGTAGGCGTGGGTCGGTCATCCGTACTACGATGTGATCAATAATGAAGTAGGATTCGAAcaaaaactgatgaaaatgatagcGGTAAATTTTCAGCTCTCAGATTCCGATTCTTTGAATCAGTGACGTTAACTGTGAGTTAAtgttaaatgtttattataggCTGTTACTAATCGATTAGGAATCGATGTTCAAGATCGTCTCAATATCAACAGTAAAAAGAGGAAATTCCTCATTAAAATGTTACCACCTAAAGAAGTAAGTGTCCGTTCTCTTCCCATTcccttcaatttcaatttatttcataagaaAGCACGTTATaagaatatttacaaacagagcaaaaataaaattaagaaGGCTTTCCTATGAGAGCCGAGCAAAGGCCAAAAGGCCGCTATACCAAGCACCCTTGAAAAGTAAataaagaagagagagagaaaaaagAATAGAAAAGACAGAAAAATAACGAGGATGAGATAAGCGAAGAGAGTGATCTGTTGGTACCCCCCAGTTCTACTCTATGTTATGTATTTCTGTTATAATCGATTTGTTATTTATCTTTTTGAAGCATTTTCCACAATTCCAAGATTTCACGGTTGTGCACGATTATTTGGTGACGCCGAGTCGTAAAATGCAGGCTCGAATCCGACGCAGAGGACAAAACGGTAAATTATCTTAAGACATTTAAATAGTTTTTCTCGGAGAATATTTCAGTTGTAATTGTTTGATTTCATTGAAGGTAATTGGACGTATACGCATACTATACGTAGACcagaaatcaataatcaaattGTGGAATTAAAGATGCAAGTATCTGGACGTGATTATCAGGTAACTTTAATTATTGTTAATTAGGTATTTACTAAAGGATCGTTTACTGTTAAAAAAACAAAGCCAGCAGTTGTGCAGCAGTTCAGGTGTCCAGTTTCAAGTTAACCAGTAGATGAATATTATACTGACACTCTTTCAccgatgaagcttctatacattagtagcgaaagctcgtgcgtcaaataaatagttaacctataatagtactactcgtctcgttatttATTGACACTTAAAACTGAACAAGTTACCAGAATATTTCCCACTGGTTTACTTGAACCAACTAACCGCAgctctgtggaactggatcctgagttcagagttaactctacctcacaactgtggaaccagatcctgagttcagagttaactctacctcacaactgtgga is a window of Tubulanus polymorphus chromosome 2, tnTubPoly1.2, whole genome shotgun sequence DNA encoding:
- the LOC141899740 gene encoding TRPL translocation defect protein 14-like isoform X2; this encodes MLRFSRFLPPTNVFVRCLVAKMSQEKSKNGHKVYKLVLTGGPCGGKTTGQARLSTFFENLGWKVYRVPECATVLMSGGVKWTELSKEAVYKFQENLIYTMTSIEDTFFDLAAETDCDCVIICDRGVMDATCYMEPGQWEKMKKENDWNDVELRDSRYNQIIHMVSAAKGAEEFYTTEDHATRYEGIEQARQLDDYAAQAWVGHPYYDVINNEVGFEQKLMKMIAAVTNRLGIDVQDRLNINSKKRKFLIKMLPPKEHFPQFQDFTVVHDYLVTPSRKMQARIRRRGQNGNWTYTHTIRRPEINNQIVELKMQVSGRDYQILLAQRDEKHYTIYKKRRCFLWQNQYYQMDIYEEPCQSKCQGLIILETYTTTMGDAKLPDFLTIERELTGDLEYSMFNLSMKEQYSHLKHFHDTRSLSIDYVDERDICKIQKIIANSPSASNGIAEEEKFTFNDVDN
- the LOC141899740 gene encoding TRPL translocation defect protein 14-like isoform X1, translating into MLRFSRFLPPTNVFVRCLVAKMSQEKSKNGHKVYKLVLTGGPCGGKTTGQARLSTFFENLGWKVYRVPECATVLMSGGVKWTELSKEAAYKFQMDLLNTMMTIENTYTRLAESSDSNCVVICDRGTMDCTAYMEPGQWEKMKKENDWNDVELRDSRYNQIIHMVSAAKGAEEFYTTEDHATRYEGIEQARQLDDYAAQAWVGHPYYDVINNEVGFEQKLMKMIAAVTNRLGIDVQDRLNINSKKRKFLIKMLPPKEHFPQFQDFTVVHDYLVTPSRKMQARIRRRGQNGNWTYTHTIRRPEINNQIVELKMQVSGRDYQILLAQRDEKHYTIYKKRRCFLWQNQYYQMDIYEEPCQSKCQGLIILETYTTTMGDAKLPDFLTIERELTGDLEYSMFNLSMKEQYSHLKHFHDTRSLSIDYVDERDICKIQKIIANSPSASNGIAEEEKFTFNDVDN